In one window of Camelina sativa cultivar DH55 chromosome 15, Cs, whole genome shotgun sequence DNA:
- the LOC104747206 gene encoding methylthioribose-1-phosphate isomerase, with the protein MSGEGDTTLKAICYKPGSLQLLDQRKLPLETTYLEIRDASDGWSAIQEMVVRGAPAIAIAAALALAVEVFNFNGFDGSSADAVAFLEKKLDYLVSSRPTAVNLADAALKLKKVIANALAISTETNSIFKAYIKAAEDMLEDDVASNKAIGAFGSSLLRQQAKNPDKLSILTHCNTGSLATAGYGTALGVIRALHTQGILERAYCTETRPFNQGSRLTAFELVHEKIPATLIADSAAAALMKDGRVDGVIVGADRVASNGDTANKIGTYSLALCAKHHGIPFYVAAPLTSVDLSLSSGKEIVIEERSPKELLHTHGGLGERIAAPGISVWNPAFDVTPAELIAGIITEKGVITKNGNDAFDISSFAQKMTGNSSG; encoded by the exons ATGTCTGGTGAAGGAGACACGACCCTCAAAGCTATCTGCTACAAGCCTGGCTCTCTCCAGTTGCTTGACCAG AGGAAGCTTCCTTTGGAGACAACTTACTTAGAGATCCGTGATGCTTCAGATGGATG GAGTGCTATACAGGAAATGGTCGTACGTGGTGCTCCCGCTATAGCCATTGCTGCAGCACTTGCTTTGGCTGTGGAAGTCTTCAACTTTAATGGTTTTGATGGGTCATCTGCAGATGCTGTTGCTTTTCTTGAGAAGAAGTTGGATTATTTAGTTTCAAG CCGGCCAACAGCAGTTAATCTTGCAGATGCTGCattgaaacttaaaaaagtTATAGCAAATGCTTTGGCTATTTCGACTGAAACCAATTCTATTTTCAAG GCATATATTAAAGCTGCTGAGGATATGCTTGAAGATGATGTCGCTTCAAACAAAGCAATAGGAGCCTTTGGTTCTAGCTTGTTGAGGCAACAAGCCAAGAATCCTGACAAGCTTTCTATTCTGACCCATTGCAACACTGGCAG CCTTGCTACTGCTGGATATGGAACTGCGCTCGGGGTCATTCGCGCACTCCACACTCAAGGAATCTTAGAAAGGGCATACTGCACAGAAACTCGTCCATTCAATCAA GGATCGAGGCTTACAGCGTTTGAGTTGGTGCATGAGAAAATCCCTGCAACTCTCATTGCAGACTCAGCTGCAGCTGCACTGATGAAAGATGGTCGTGTGGATGGTGTCATCGTTGGAGCAGATCGCGTGGCTTCAAATG GTGATACTGCTAACAAGATTGGGACTTACAGTCTTGCCCTGTGCGCAAAACACCACGGGATCCCATTTTACGTTGCTGCACCTCTTACCTCAGTTGATCTCTCACTTTCGTCTGGGAAAGAAATCGTGATAGAAGAAAGATCTCCGAAGGAGTTGCTGCACACACATGGAGGACTTGGTGAACGCATTGCAGCACCAGGGATCTCGGTTTGGAACCCAGCTTTTGATGTGACTCCAGCAGAGCTGATTGCGGGAATCATAACCGAGAAG GGGGTCATAACTAAGAATGGCAATGATGCATTTGACATAAGCAGCTTTGCGCAGAAGATGACAGGAAACTCATCTGGTTGA
- the LOC104748623 gene encoding putative inactive histone-lysine N-methyltransferase family member SUVH10: MFELLKYTLSLIFTGFGGTTKFHDHQPSDQKLEGLNIPLEAALRKLSAVRVIRGVKDEKRTNGKIYIYDGIYFITSMWEEKGQNGFKVFKFKLVRQPDQKPAFGIWKSVQQQWKNGLTTRPGLILEDLSNGAENLKVSVVNEVDEEKNGPALFTYVTSLKHAVINIQPVVDRCTCRQGSCGASRSGSCACVQRNVGGLPYVENALETRGPMVFECGGSCACSKKCKNKMIQTGLNFSFEVFKTRYCGWGLRSWDPIRAGSFICEFAGDMIIAKGGEEEDDYVFDTSRVYNSFKWNYEPELVGEDASNKVSEAIRVNLSLVISANKSGNVARFMNHSCSPNVFWQPIAREQNGLWCMYIGFFAMKHIPPLTELRYDYGASPGVGQKKRCLCRSKKCCGLFG, translated from the exons ATGTTTGAACTACTAAAGTACACTCTG TCATTGATATTTACAGGGTTTGGTGGTACAACCAAGTTTCATGATCATCAGCCATCAGACCAAAAGCTTGAGGGTTTGAATATCCCACTAGAGGCAGCTCTTCGGAAGTTAAGCGCCGTGAGAGTGATAAGAGGTGTGAAGGATGAAAAAAGGACAAATGGTAAGATTTACATATACGATGGAATATATTTCATTACAAGTATGTGGGAAGAGAAAGGTCAAAACGGGTTCAAGGTGTTCAAATTCAAATTGGTGAGGCAACCTGATCAAAAACCTGCTTTTGGTATTTGGAAATCAGTACAACAACAATGGAAGAATGGTTTGACTACAAGACCAGGTCTTATTCTTGAAGATCTCTCTAACGGAGCTGAGAATCTAAAGGTATCTGTGGTGAATGAAGTTGATGAGGAGAAGAATGGTCCTGCCTTGTTTACTTATGTGACATCACTCAAACATGCAGTTATCAATATTCAACCGGTGGTTGATCGTTGCACTTGTCGACAGGGGTCATGTGGTGCTTCGAGAAGTGGTAGTTGTGCATGTGTTCAGAGAAATGTAGGCGGCTTACCTTACGTTGAGAACGCTTTAGAAACTCGTGGACCCATGGTTTTCGAATGTGGTGGGTCGTGTGCTTGTtctaaaaaatgcaaaaataaaatgattcagACCGGGTTGAACTTCAGTTTCGAAGTGTTTAAGACAAGGTATTGTGGCTGGGGTTTAAGGTCATGGGATCCTATTCGAGCAGGAAGCTTCATTTGCGAATTTGCTGGTGACATGATCATAGCAAAAGGcggtgaagaagaggatgattaTGTATTCGATACTTCAAGGGTTTATAACTCGTTTAAGTGGAATTATGAACCTGAGCTTGTTGGTGAGGATGCTTCAAATAAAGTCTCTGAGGCGATTCGTGTTAATTTATCATTGGTGATTAGTGCAAACAAGTCAGGAAATGTGGCTCGATTTATGAACCATAGTTGTTCACCCAACGTTTTCTGGCAGCCGATTGCTCGTGAACAAAATGGTTTATGGTGTATGTACATTGGATTTTTCGCAATGAAGCATATACCTCCATTAACAGAGTTAAGATATGATTATGGAGCATCTCCAGGAGTTGGGCAGAAGAAGAGGTGTCTATGTCGATCAAAGAAATGTTGTGGTTTATTTGGAtag